In a genomic window of Saccharothrix sp. HUAS TT1:
- a CDS encoding serine/threonine-protein kinase produces MSNDGRVIAERYRFLDRIGSGAMGVVWRAQDERLGRVVAIKQLLLAPSLEEREQDEAIQRAMREGRIAAKLHHPNAIAVYDVVEENGAPCLVMEYLPSYSLADTMAEHGPLDPVEVAQIGMQAAAALAAAHAAGIVHRDVKPGNVLLADNGLVKITDFGISRASDDVTVTKTGLIAGTPAYLAPEIARGQDPTPASDVFSLGSTLYAAAEGEPPFGLSENTLGVLHAVAAGRINPPTVDHPLTDVLLRLLNYDPADRPTMAQARDMLSAVAHGRNPSLTGLSPASSPGFAPVPAGATAILDADRTRVVRPGPRSTGGAAPVAAPPQRPSNDNRPLVIAAVVLGALVLLGVLAVALDWFGKDPVTPPGGGSSSSSAPPTTTTTTPPVTTIVETETVTAEPTTTTEQPTTTTTTTTTTPPPRTTTTTTTTTTTTTTSAPPASSVAPSTQQNP; encoded by the coding sequence GTGAGCAACGACGGTCGCGTCATCGCCGAGCGCTACCGGTTCCTGGACCGGATCGGCAGCGGTGCGATGGGCGTCGTGTGGCGCGCCCAGGACGAACGCCTCGGCCGGGTCGTGGCGATCAAGCAGCTGCTGCTGGCGCCGAGCCTGGAGGAGCGCGAGCAGGACGAGGCGATCCAGCGCGCCATGCGCGAGGGCCGCATCGCCGCCAAGCTGCACCACCCCAACGCCATCGCGGTGTACGACGTGGTGGAGGAGAACGGCGCTCCGTGCCTGGTCATGGAGTACCTGCCGTCCTACAGCCTGGCCGACACGATGGCCGAGCACGGCCCGCTCGACCCGGTCGAGGTGGCCCAGATCGGCATGCAGGCCGCCGCCGCGCTGGCCGCCGCGCACGCGGCCGGGATCGTGCACCGGGACGTGAAGCCCGGCAACGTGCTGCTCGCCGACAACGGCCTGGTCAAGATCACCGACTTCGGCATCTCGCGGGCCAGCGACGACGTCACGGTCACCAAGACCGGTCTGATCGCGGGCACCCCGGCCTACCTGGCGCCGGAGATCGCCCGCGGCCAGGACCCGACGCCCGCCTCGGACGTGTTTTCGCTCGGCTCGACGCTGTACGCGGCGGCCGAGGGCGAGCCGCCGTTCGGGCTGTCGGAGAACACCCTGGGCGTGCTGCACGCGGTCGCGGCCGGGCGGATCAACCCGCCGACGGTCGACCACCCGCTGACCGACGTGCTGCTGCGGCTGCTCAACTACGACCCCGCCGACCGGCCGACCATGGCGCAGGCCCGCGACATGCTCAGCGCGGTCGCGCACGGCCGCAACCCGAGCCTGACCGGGCTCTCGCCGGCCAGCTCGCCGGGGTTCGCGCCGGTGCCCGCGGGCGCCACCGCGATCCTGGACGCCGACCGCACCCGCGTGGTGCGGCCCGGTCCGCGCTCGACGGGTGGCGCGGCGCCGGTCGCCGCGCCGCCGCAGCGGCCGTCGAACGACAACCGGCCGCTGGTGATCGCCGCGGTGGTGCTCGGCGCGCTGGTGCTGCTGGGCGTCCTGGCGGTGGCGCTGGACTGGTTCGGCAAGGACCCGGTCACGCCGCCCGGTGGCGGGTCCAGCTCGTCCTCGGCCCCGCCGACCACCACGACCACGACGCCCCCGGTGACGACGATCGTGGAGACCGAGACGGTCACGGCCGAGCCGACCACGACGACCGAGCAGCCGACGACGACCACGACCACCACCACGACGACGCCACCGCCCAGGACGACGACCACCACGACCACGACCACGACGACCACCACGACAAGCGCACCGCCGGCCTCTTCAGTGGCACCGAGCACGCAGCAGAATCCGTGA